A part of Armatimonadota bacterium genomic DNA contains:
- a CDS encoding sigma-70 family RNA polymerase sigma factor, with amino-acid sequence MGPKLGGDEKKRLAAALWDDHGAAVYRFALRLTGNRSIAEDLVGETILAALQSARRKPIEEMHRSYLFGITLNRWRRLRHIPTEPIDDLVSSEAVDMDSLLDLERAFRALPKSLQEAFVLVKAEGFTSKEAAEILRLPQGTVQSRVHEAVHRLRDQLEIEPLTPTKLHEATL; translated from the coding sequence ATGGGGCCAAAGTTAGGCGGTGACGAGAAGAAGCGGTTAGCCGCGGCGCTGTGGGACGACCACGGTGCGGCGGTGTACCGATTTGCGCTTCGCTTGACCGGCAATCGCTCGATTGCAGAGGACTTGGTGGGAGAAACGATCCTTGCCGCTTTACAATCGGCGCGAAGAAAGCCGATCGAGGAGATGCATCGAAGCTACCTGTTTGGCATCACGCTCAACCGTTGGAGGCGACTCCGCCACATTCCGACGGAGCCGATCGACGACCTCGTTTCCAGCGAAGCGGTGGATATGGATTCGCTTCTCGACTTGGAACGAGCCTTTCGCGCCTTGCCCAAGTCTTTACAGGAGGCTTTTGTGCTGGTGAAGGCGGAGGGTTTCACGTCGAAAGAGGCAGCCGAGATTCTGCGTCTTCCGCAGGGCACGGTGCAGTCGAGAGTGCACGAGGCGGTGCATCGCCTGCGAGATCAGCTTGAAATCGAACCTTTGACCCCAACCAAACTTCACGAGGCAACGTTATGA
- a CDS encoding alpha-ketoacid dehydrogenase subunit beta, giving the protein MSEMTFVQAINSGLRQEFDRDPNVFLMGEDVAHYGGMFRVTEGLLDTYGPKRVVDTPISESGFIGMALGAALAGKRPVAELMFIDFSLVAMDQVHNQIAKTHYMSGGRVKVPLTIITQGGGYKGAAAQHSQMLEALFLQVPGIKVVCPSNPADAKGLLAACILDDNPVLFIEHKQLLGVKGEVPDGEHVIPLGEAKVLREGTDLTIFTYSYGVTLVEQALEGQSVSVELIDLRSLNPLDWPTIAASVKKTHRAMIVHESHTRCGVGVDLAAQIQEKLFDELDAPVLVCGGADTPIPFAKTLEEVVLPTPERIRTTIERVFHG; this is encoded by the coding sequence ATGAGCGAAATGACCTTTGTTCAGGCTATCAACTCCGGCCTTCGCCAGGAGTTCGACCGCGATCCCAACGTCTTCCTGATGGGCGAGGACGTTGCCCACTACGGAGGCATGTTCCGCGTAACCGAAGGGCTCCTCGACACGTACGGCCCGAAGCGAGTGGTCGACACCCCGATCTCCGAATCCGGCTTCATCGGTATGGCTCTCGGTGCCGCGCTTGCTGGCAAACGCCCGGTCGCCGAACTTATGTTCATCGACTTCTCGCTGGTCGCAATGGACCAGGTTCACAACCAGATCGCCAAGACGCATTACATGAGCGGCGGACGCGTGAAGGTTCCGCTGACCATCATCACCCAGGGCGGCGGCTACAAAGGCGCGGCAGCCCAGCACAGCCAGATGCTGGAAGCCCTCTTCCTCCAGGTTCCCGGCATCAAAGTCGTCTGCCCATCGAACCCTGCCGACGCCAAGGGCCTTCTCGCCGCATGCATCCTCGACGACAATCCCGTCCTCTTCATCGAGCACAAACAGCTTCTCGGCGTGAAGGGTGAGGTGCCAGATGGCGAGCACGTCATCCCGCTTGGCGAAGCCAAAGTCCTCCGCGAAGGCACCGACCTAACGATCTTTACCTACTCTTACGGAGTCACCCTCGTCGAGCAGGCTCTGGAAGGGCAAAGCGTGTCGGTCGAGCTCATCGACCTCCGAAGCCTCAACCCGCTCGATTGGCCGACCATTGCCGCCAGCGTCAAGAAAACCCACCGCGCCATGATTGTCCACGAATCGCACACGCGATGCGGCGTTGGTGTCGATCTCGCCGCCCAAATTCAGGAAAAGCTATTCGACGAACTCGATGCGCCTGTCCTCGTCTGTGGCGGTGCCGATACTCCGATTCCCTTCGCCAAAACGCTTGAGGAGGTCGTCCTCCCGACACCCGAGCGGATCCGAACCACGATCGAAAGGGTCTTCCATGGCTGA
- a CDS encoding SDR family oxidoreductase: MRLSSSVAVPILRFPSPKRLRRSSSRHPSGSEPRSKGSSMADRLVGKTALVTGAAQGIGAAILDLFAQEGATAWGVDRTPGATDFTLDLANVAEIPDFIRALPSIPDVLVNCAGICLTRPFFDIEVDGFERTFKINVTASFVLMQELAWHLKEGQRPGSIINMASNSGLMPKLEQLDYGASKAAVISMTRSAAASLGPHGIRVNAIAPGVIDTPLTQSIAKQRSEIRGVPPEETLRPVLDSLPLRRMGTADEVANVALFLASDESAFVTGQTYLVDGGQLMH; the protein is encoded by the coding sequence ATGCGCCTGTCCTCGTCTGTGGCGGTGCCGATACTCCGATTCCCTTCGCCAAAACGCTTGAGGAGGTCGTCCTCCCGACACCCGAGCGGATCCGAACCACGATCGAAAGGGTCTTCCATGGCTGATCGCCTCGTCGGCAAAACTGCCCTCGTCACCGGTGCCGCCCAGGGCATTGGTGCGGCTATTCTCGACCTCTTCGCCCAGGAAGGCGCTACCGCCTGGGGTGTTGACCGCACGCCAGGAGCGACCGATTTCACGCTCGACCTCGCCAACGTTGCCGAGATTCCCGACTTCATCCGCGCTCTCCCATCGATCCCCGATGTCCTCGTCAACTGCGCCGGAATCTGTCTGACCCGGCCCTTTTTCGACATCGAAGTCGATGGCTTTGAGCGCACATTCAAGATCAACGTGACCGCAAGCTTTGTGCTGATGCAGGAGTTGGCATGGCACCTCAAAGAGGGCCAGCGCCCTGGTTCGATCATCAACATGGCCTCCAACAGCGGTCTCATGCCCAAGTTGGAGCAGCTCGACTATGGCGCCAGTAAGGCCGCCGTTATCAGCATGACCCGCTCTGCCGCCGCCAGCCTCGGCCCGCACGGCATCCGGGTTAATGCCATCGCACCCGGCGTTATCGACACCCCGCTCACCCAGTCGATCGCCAAACAGCGAAGCGAAATCCGGGGCGTTCCGCCGGAAGAAACGCTTCGTCCCGTCCTCGACTCCCTCCCCCTCCGCCGCATGGGTACGGCTGATGAGGTCGCTAACGTCGCTCTTTTCCTTGCTTCGGACGAATCCGCCTTCGTCACGGGCCAAACCTATCTGGTCGATGGCGGTCAACTGATGCACTAA
- a CDS encoding extracellular solute-binding protein has translation MKLKLISRQQETFENAFRAQIADFQRVHPHVEVECTFLPIHDHYEKMVANMGTESDEFDLFLCCTDWLPILMENESITALDEMIDSNPPVDWPNGWHPAMLGLQQRHGYIYGLPWHDGPQVFHYRTDLFNDPNEQNAFREQHGRDLRVPETWDEFLEVAMFFTRPDKGLWGCCEAAYTDGHNNVYDFLIHLWSRGGRLLDADRNPIFDSPIGVEALQFYVDLFHKHKVASPECLNLGSVECGDYYAQGNAAMMWNWCGFAAVAEMPEYSKIVGKNACTKLPAGSAGSVSLNIYWVLTIPSGSENKELAYQFLQHISGPATDKMVSMAGANGVRLSTWNDPEVRAKYPYYGIIADVHANTRTLPAIPEYPEINEAISRAVHRALHGEMSVEESLKKAASEARTILKK, from the coding sequence ATGAAGCTAAAACTCATCTCCCGCCAGCAGGAGACTTTCGAAAACGCCTTCCGCGCCCAAATCGCCGACTTTCAGCGGGTTCACCCCCACGTCGAAGTCGAGTGCACCTTCCTACCCATCCACGACCACTACGAAAAGATGGTCGCCAACATGGGCACCGAATCCGACGAATTCGATCTTTTCCTATGTTGCACCGACTGGTTGCCGATCCTCATGGAGAACGAGAGCATCACCGCCCTCGACGAAATGATCGACTCCAATCCGCCCGTCGATTGGCCCAATGGATGGCACCCCGCCATGCTGGGGCTTCAACAACGCCACGGCTACATCTACGGCCTACCTTGGCACGACGGCCCCCAGGTCTTCCACTACCGTACCGACCTCTTCAACGATCCCAACGAGCAGAACGCCTTTCGCGAGCAACACGGCCGCGACCTTCGTGTGCCCGAGACGTGGGACGAATTCCTCGAAGTCGCCATGTTCTTCACTCGGCCCGACAAGGGTCTGTGGGGCTGTTGCGAAGCGGCCTACACTGACGGCCATAACAACGTCTACGACTTCCTCATCCACCTCTGGAGCCGAGGAGGCAGGCTCCTCGACGCCGACCGCAACCCCATCTTCGATAGCCCAATCGGGGTCGAAGCCTTACAGTTCTACGTCGATCTCTTCCACAAGCACAAGGTCGCCTCGCCCGAATGCCTCAACCTCGGCAGTGTCGAATGCGGTGACTACTACGCCCAAGGCAACGCCGCCATGATGTGGAACTGGTGCGGTTTCGCCGCCGTCGCCGAGATGCCCGAGTACAGTAAGATCGTCGGCAAGAACGCTTGCACCAAGCTCCCGGCGGGCTCGGCTGGCTCGGTGTCTCTCAACATCTATTGGGTCCTCACGATCCCTTCCGGCTCGGAGAATAAGGAGCTCGCCTACCAATTCCTCCAGCACATTTCCGGTCCTGCGACCGACAAAATGGTCTCGATGGCCGGAGCCAACGGCGTTCGCCTCTCGACCTGGAACGATCCCGAAGTCCGCGCGAAGTACCCGTACTACGGCATCATCGCCGACGTCCACGCCAACACGCGGACTCTTCCCGCCATTCCCGAATACCCCGAGATCAACGAAGCGATCTCGCGGGCGGTGCATCGGGCCCTCCACGGCGAAATGTCGGTGGAGGAATCGCTAAAGAAGGCCGCGAGCGAAGCGAGAACGATTCTGAAGAAATAG
- a CDS encoding gfo/Idh/MocA family oxidoreductase, which produces MVNQSPTQPRQKFPIVCVGAGGIMRNAHLPAYRMCGFEAVSIIDTKPELARQLAQEFDIPFVAESLDQLIAEAPSDAIYDLAVPPDAHADILRKLPDHSHALLQKPMGETLNQAEEILRVCDEKNIRAAVNFQLRWAPYTLALKSLLDQGALGELLDLEFKVNVHTPWAGWPFLELAPRMEMVYHSIHYTDLTRDLLGEPHKVWARAIKHPDAPKLESTRSCLYFEYGDQLRATINTYHAHKAGPKHQQSYLKLEGTKGVAWFQMGLNLNYPKGGADIFEYWLEGDSDWTPVPLEGGWFPHAFRGPMSAMMDWQAGGDAPSTEVHQAILTMRLVEEAYRCSDLMAE; this is translated from the coding sequence TTGGTAAACCAATCCCCTACTCAGCCTCGCCAAAAGTTCCCTATCGTCTGCGTTGGCGCCGGTGGAATCATGCGCAACGCCCACCTCCCGGCCTACCGCATGTGCGGCTTCGAGGCCGTCTCCATCATCGACACGAAGCCCGAACTCGCCCGCCAGCTTGCCCAAGAGTTCGACATTCCCTTCGTCGCCGAATCCCTCGACCAACTCATCGCTGAGGCTCCCAGCGACGCCATCTACGACCTCGCCGTCCCACCCGATGCTCACGCCGATATCCTCCGCAAACTCCCCGACCACTCCCACGCGCTCCTCCAAAAGCCGATGGGCGAAACCCTCAACCAAGCCGAAGAAATCCTTCGCGTCTGCGATGAAAAAAACATCAGGGCCGCGGTCAACTTCCAACTCCGCTGGGCTCCCTACACGCTCGCCCTCAAATCGCTTCTAGATCAAGGTGCACTTGGCGAACTCCTCGATCTGGAGTTCAAAGTCAACGTCCACACGCCGTGGGCCGGCTGGCCCTTCCTCGAACTGGCTCCCCGAATGGAAATGGTCTACCACTCCATCCACTACACCGACCTCACTCGCGACCTGCTAGGCGAACCCCACAAGGTGTGGGCGAGGGCCATCAAGCACCCGGACGCCCCCAAGCTCGAATCCACCCGAAGTTGTCTGTATTTCGAGTACGGTGACCAACTCCGCGCCACCATCAACACCTACCACGCGCACAAAGCCGGGCCAAAACACCAGCAGTCCTACCTCAAACTCGAAGGCACCAAGGGCGTCGCCTGGTTCCAGATGGGTCTCAATCTTAATTACCCAAAGGGCGGCGCCGACATCTTCGAATACTGGCTGGAAGGCGACTCCGACTGGACCCCAGTCCCGCTCGAAGGCGGCTGGTTTCCCCACGCCTTCCGCGGCCCCATGTCGGCCATGATGGATTGGCAAGCTGGCGGTGACGCGCCTTCGACGGAGGTTCACCAGGCAATTCTCACCATGCGCCTCGTCGAGGAAGCCTATCGCTGTTCGGATTTGATGGCTGAATAG
- a CDS encoding methyltransferase domain-containing protein, whose product MEGQYDSTWVERYFDEFADQEWDRLALNPMREIQFLVHRQLLLNHVGGGSEVLEVGAGPGKFTQELVRHGCQVTVADISSVQLELNQAKAKELGFEHGVAAWEKLDLCDLSQYADESFDAVVAYGGPLSYVLDRRDVAIAECVRVLRPGGVLLVDVMNLFGTIRQYLEGVLGFPWVDNENVLATGDLTKANSEFATHYCHLFRSDELWSFLEANGLAVVDMAASNNLTAVYGDRLDAIRADEQKWTELVELEMRAVCLDSGTHLIGVARKLFETASFG is encoded by the coding sequence ATGGAAGGGCAGTACGACTCGACGTGGGTAGAGCGATACTTTGACGAGTTCGCCGACCAGGAATGGGATCGGCTGGCGCTGAATCCGATGCGGGAAATACAGTTCCTGGTCCATCGCCAACTGCTTTTGAACCACGTTGGAGGTGGGTCGGAGGTGCTGGAGGTCGGCGCTGGGCCAGGGAAGTTTACGCAGGAGCTGGTTCGGCACGGTTGCCAAGTAACGGTGGCCGATATTTCGTCGGTTCAGCTTGAGTTGAACCAGGCGAAGGCGAAAGAACTGGGTTTTGAGCACGGCGTAGCGGCGTGGGAAAAGCTCGATCTGTGCGACCTTTCCCAGTATGCCGACGAGTCGTTCGATGCGGTCGTGGCGTACGGCGGGCCGCTGAGCTACGTGCTGGATCGGCGAGATGTGGCGATTGCTGAATGTGTTCGGGTTTTGCGTCCGGGCGGAGTGCTGTTAGTGGACGTTATGAACCTTTTTGGCACGATCCGGCAGTATTTGGAAGGGGTTTTGGGATTTCCGTGGGTGGACAATGAGAACGTTCTTGCAACCGGAGATCTGACCAAGGCGAACTCGGAATTTGCGACTCACTATTGCCACTTGTTTCGGTCCGACGAGTTATGGTCGTTTTTGGAGGCCAACGGACTAGCCGTGGTGGACATGGCAGCGTCGAATAACCTGACTGCAGTGTACGGGGACCGGCTTGACGCGATCCGTGCCGACGAGCAGAAGTGGACCGAGTTGGTGGAGCTAGAGATGCGGGCGGTCTGCCTGGACAGCGGGACGCACCTCATCGGAGTGGCGCGGAAGCTGTTCGAAACGGCCAGTTTCGGCTGA
- a CDS encoding polysaccharide deacetylase family protein, with protein sequence MPMVAMMLLGSALVSPMVETPTITPFAHGKSCAFSMEFDDSMGSQVQNLLPLLAQYRFPATFYVNPGEERYRQHQEVWEKKVLAAGHELGDHTMHHRDTVGPEQGASEIGDAAKILHKIVGHDALMPFAIPGGVKWEIPKADFDRILAENRLFLPGREAFYQDGQGDITKWAKMALDSSSWHHLGFHGVGGEWLSTSVANMKTLLEFLDQHRDKMLVAPTGVVWKYQREREAFLGLDAKGKPRFDHEKLVPFDGYDVPLTMHYPVPAGWKKAKVIIDGGSPMTLEVTDGAVHFDFLPRASSIRVEHVQN encoded by the coding sequence ATGCCGATGGTCGCAATGATGCTTCTCGGTTCGGCGCTGGTGTCACCTATGGTCGAGACCCCGACGATTACTCCGTTCGCGCATGGTAAGTCGTGCGCGTTCAGCATGGAATTCGACGACTCGATGGGTTCGCAAGTGCAAAACCTTCTGCCCCTCTTGGCTCAGTACAGATTCCCGGCGACCTTCTACGTCAACCCCGGCGAGGAGCGATATCGACAGCATCAGGAAGTTTGGGAGAAGAAGGTATTGGCCGCAGGACATGAGCTTGGCGACCATACGATGCACCATCGAGACACCGTTGGTCCTGAGCAGGGGGCGAGCGAAATCGGCGATGCCGCAAAGATCCTCCACAAGATCGTGGGGCATGACGCCCTGATGCCGTTTGCAATTCCCGGTGGCGTCAAATGGGAGATTCCCAAGGCTGACTTCGACCGGATTCTGGCTGAGAATCGGTTGTTTCTGCCCGGGCGCGAGGCGTTCTATCAGGATGGGCAGGGTGACATTACCAAGTGGGCAAAGATGGCTCTAGATTCGTCCTCGTGGCATCATTTGGGCTTTCATGGAGTGGGCGGTGAGTGGTTGAGCACGAGCGTCGCGAACATGAAGACGTTGCTCGAATTTCTCGATCAGCATCGGGACAAGATGTTGGTCGCGCCGACTGGTGTGGTTTGGAAATATCAGAGAGAGCGGGAGGCGTTCTTGGGCCTTGACGCGAAGGGCAAGCCGCGATTCGACCACGAAAAGCTCGTGCCTTTCGATGGTTACGATGTCCCACTCACGATGCACTATCCGGTTCCCGCTGGATGGAAGAAGGCGAAAGTGATCATTGACGGCGGGAGTCCGATGACTTTGGAAGTTACCGATGGGGCGGTGCACTTCGACTTTCTGCCCCGGGCCTCGTCAATTCGCGTGGAGCATGTCCAAAATTGA
- a CDS encoding FAD-binding protein, with protein MSSAGLTLDHLDRISGFGQSGHTDAFVYRPTSVDEVRDVFALARTSGRQVTLRGSGRSYGDANVGTEKLVIDITRMNRILHWDKETGVIECEAGTTIEGLWRYCLEDGWWPPVVTGTMYPTLAGALAMNVHGKNNFCQGTIGEHVLELDVLYPNGTLATLTPSDERFFEVVSSAGLLGVITRVRLQMHHVASGNLKVYAEAAHNWDEQFEMFQRFEHEADYMVSWVDCFGRGNGAGRGQFHAAWYDKFDDPKSRRADAQDLPPLIMGFFPKAMVWKILKMLCNRTGMHLLNWMKYVAGTKLGNKKTHEQSLVAFSFLLDYVPDWRKAYEPGGFIQYQTFVPKGFAQRVFAEQVRLQQEYKLESYLGVLKRHREDKFLFSHAVDGYSLALDFKVTERNRERLWELAHKMNDLTLSCGGRFYFAKDSTLRPSDVAAYLGENLDRFFAIKAEVDPENLLTSDLAERVGLTKSSCPSFG; from the coding sequence ATGAGCTCCGCTGGCTTAACCCTCGATCACCTGGACCGGATCAGCGGATTCGGGCAGTCGGGGCATACGGACGCCTTTGTGTATCGACCCACCTCGGTCGACGAGGTTCGCGATGTGTTTGCGTTGGCGCGGACTTCTGGCCGCCAAGTGACCCTGCGCGGGTCGGGCCGAAGCTACGGCGATGCCAACGTCGGCACCGAAAAGTTGGTGATCGACATCACGCGGATGAACCGAATCCTCCATTGGGATAAGGAGACGGGCGTCATCGAATGTGAGGCAGGAACAACGATCGAGGGCTTATGGCGCTACTGCCTGGAAGACGGCTGGTGGCCTCCCGTGGTGACGGGAACCATGTATCCGACCCTGGCGGGTGCTTTGGCGATGAACGTCCACGGCAAAAACAACTTCTGCCAAGGAACGATTGGCGAGCATGTGCTTGAACTGGACGTTTTGTATCCAAACGGGACGCTGGCAACCTTGACACCCAGCGATGAGCGATTCTTTGAGGTGGTTTCATCGGCGGGTCTGTTAGGCGTAATCACACGCGTTCGATTGCAGATGCACCACGTTGCGAGCGGAAATCTGAAGGTCTACGCCGAGGCGGCGCACAACTGGGATGAGCAGTTCGAAATGTTTCAGCGGTTCGAGCACGAGGCGGACTACATGGTCTCGTGGGTGGATTGCTTTGGTCGAGGTAACGGCGCCGGAAGAGGGCAGTTTCACGCCGCTTGGTACGATAAATTCGATGATCCCAAGAGTCGCCGAGCCGACGCTCAAGACCTGCCGCCGCTGATCATGGGGTTCTTTCCGAAGGCGATGGTTTGGAAGATCCTGAAGATGCTCTGCAACCGAACGGGGATGCACCTCCTCAATTGGATGAAGTACGTTGCGGGAACCAAGCTGGGCAACAAGAAGACGCACGAACAGAGCCTGGTGGCGTTCTCATTCCTGCTCGACTACGTGCCGGATTGGCGTAAGGCATACGAGCCGGGCGGGTTCATCCAGTATCAGACTTTTGTGCCGAAGGGTTTTGCTCAGCGCGTTTTCGCCGAACAGGTTCGACTTCAGCAGGAGTACAAGCTGGAGTCATATTTGGGAGTGCTGAAGCGGCACCGAGAAGACAAGTTTCTGTTCTCCCACGCGGTGGACGGCTATTCGCTGGCCCTGGACTTCAAGGTAACAGAGCGCAATCGCGAGCGGCTTTGGGAACTAGCCCACAAAATGAATGACCTGACGCTTTCCTGCGGGGGGCGGTTCTATTTTGCGAAGGATTCGACGTTGCGGCCGTCGGATGTGGCGGCATATTTGGGCGAGAACCTAGATCGGTTCTTTGCGATCAAGGCCGAAGTCGATCCCGAGAATCTGCTGACGAGCGATTTGGCAGAGCGAGTTGGGTTGACGAAAAGTTCCTGTCCGTCCTTTGGATGA
- a CDS encoding SDR family NAD(P)-dependent oxidoreductase: protein MKYKTAIVIGASSGIGREIVRILAQQGVKVAAVARRRALLDELANEFPNQVLAFEHDVLNTGEVPELFLDMTKQLNGLDLFVYCSGVMPEISPTEFNFEKDKSMADVNMVGAIAWCNQAAERFMNTKHGYLVGIGSVAGDRGRQLQPVYNASKAFLHTYLEALRNRLSRYGVVVSTIKPGPVETDLAKHMTMSKMPVRTAAEICVSKFDKNGEHYLKLFHRLAFYIIKRIPSPIFRKLKI, encoded by the coding sequence ATGAAATATAAGACTGCCATCGTCATCGGCGCGTCCAGCGGAATCGGGCGCGAGATCGTCCGCATTCTCGCTCAGCAGGGAGTGAAGGTAGCCGCAGTTGCGCGCCGTCGTGCGTTGCTCGACGAACTGGCGAACGAATTTCCCAATCAGGTCTTGGCGTTCGAACACGATGTCTTGAACACGGGCGAAGTACCTGAGCTTTTCTTGGACATGACGAAGCAGTTGAATGGGCTCGACCTCTTCGTGTACTGCAGTGGCGTGATGCCGGAAATAAGTCCCACCGAATTCAATTTCGAGAAGGACAAATCGATGGCCGACGTCAATATGGTTGGAGCGATCGCTTGGTGCAACCAGGCCGCCGAACGATTTATGAACACGAAGCACGGGTACTTGGTCGGCATCGGGAGCGTGGCTGGCGACCGAGGGCGACAGCTTCAGCCGGTGTACAACGCGAGCAAGGCGTTCCTACACACGTATCTGGAAGCCCTGCGGAACCGGTTGTCGCGCTACGGCGTTGTCGTGAGTACGATCAAGCCGGGGCCAGTGGAGACCGATTTGGCAAAGCATATGACGATGAGCAAGATGCCGGTGCGAACCGCCGCCGAGATTTGCGTTTCGAAGTTTGACAAGAACGGCGAACACTATTTGAAGCTGTTCCACCGCCTCGCGTTTTACATCATCAAACGCATCCCCAGCCCGATCTTTCGCAAGCTGAAGATATGA
- a CDS encoding decaprenyl-phosphate phosphoribosyltransferase, with the protein MLSMDDEIVLKTENPVNSTPGYRTAMPQNRPESANIYGIPVKTLGQSMSVTDLVKLVRVKQYTKNVFVFAAYIFYVEGWQTPGAIKAVLLAFAAMCCASSTTYIANDIYDIEKDRNHPVKKNRPLPSGRVPVLVAFTMAVVLLIASVVLGFLSNIQVVYGLAAYLLIQVMYNLWLRNKSVADVACISLGFVIRVVIGALAISAHVSGWILLCTATLALMLGFGKRRHEYILMGDDAHTSRKSLAEYTHQSLDMLVMFSATCAALTYSVYSIESPTARSYPGIILTTPFVIYGIARYIVIVFGSGESGEPESMVLRDPHLIVTFVGFAAAAAIGLTNVPLPFLYR; encoded by the coding sequence ATGCTTTCCATGGACGACGAAATTGTACTGAAGACCGAGAATCCGGTCAACTCAACGCCGGGCTATCGAACCGCGATGCCTCAAAATCGACCGGAATCAGCCAACATATACGGTATCCCAGTAAAAACACTGGGGCAATCGATGTCGGTAACCGATCTAGTCAAGCTTGTCCGCGTGAAGCAGTACACGAAGAATGTCTTCGTGTTTGCCGCGTACATCTTCTATGTCGAAGGTTGGCAGACTCCTGGCGCGATCAAAGCCGTTCTGCTTGCGTTTGCTGCGATGTGCTGTGCGTCGTCGACGACCTACATCGCCAACGACATCTACGATATCGAGAAGGACCGCAACCATCCGGTCAAGAAGAATCGCCCTTTGCCCTCGGGACGGGTGCCGGTGCTGGTTGCTTTCACGATGGCCGTGGTCCTGCTCATCGCCTCCGTCGTTCTCGGCTTTCTTTCGAATATCCAGGTTGTGTACGGCTTGGCCGCCTACCTGCTGATCCAGGTGATGTACAACCTTTGGCTCCGCAACAAATCGGTCGCGGATGTGGCCTGCATATCACTGGGGTTCGTTATCCGCGTCGTGATCGGCGCGCTGGCAATTTCGGCCCACGTTTCGGGTTGGATTCTGCTTTGTACGGCGACGCTGGCGCTGATGCTGGGCTTTGGTAAACGCCGACACGAATACATTCTGATGGGTGACGACGCCCACACGTCGCGCAAAAGCCTGGCGGAATACACGCATCAGTCGTTGGATATGCTGGTCATGTTTTCGGCCACCTGCGCGGCCCTCACGTACAGCGTTTACTCGATCGAGAGCCCGACCGCGCGAAGCTACCCAGGCATCATCCTGACCACACCGTTCGTCATCTACGGGATTGCGCGGTACATCGTGATCGTTTTTGGGAGCGGTGAGAGCGGAGAGCCTGAGTCGATGGTTCTGCGCGACCCCCACCTTATCGTCACTTTCGTCGGTTTTGCCGCCGCCGCCGCGATCGGGCTTACCAATGTGCCCCTGCCTTTCCTCTATCGATGA
- a CDS encoding prepilin-type N-terminal cleavage/methylation domain-containing protein produces the protein MKRAFTLIELLVVIAIIAILAAILFPVFAQAKEAAKRTACLSNAKQIALSQKMYSTDNDDVLPIFHAYNTTPAPWLTGHLGTEMQLLPYVKSKDIFKSPLDSGGPYLAVDPGLTSRPSSTYWQAYGSSYRFGKCSFTVVAGFSMQNDAPRTENWTVTDTSFSDPSNTRSIRIEMMPFFKKENDPTCTKYGYDCGYFQTWSSVGGSVIFADSHAKSVTNYGAFDNEIVDPAGHKSNEATGSGTAYDDTYYWRCD, from the coding sequence ATGAAACGAGCCTTTACGCTAATCGAACTTCTCGTGGTCATCGCGATCATCGCGATTCTCGCCGCGATCCTCTTTCCCGTCTTTGCCCAGGCCAAGGAAGCCGCGAAACGCACCGCGTGCCTTAGCAATGCGAAGCAGATCGCCCTCTCTCAGAAGATGTACAGCACCGACAACGACGACGTGCTGCCGATCTTCCACGCCTACAACACCACTCCGGCCCCATGGTTGACCGGTCACCTTGGTACGGAGATGCAACTGCTACCCTATGTGAAGAGCAAAGACATCTTTAAGAGCCCGCTCGACTCCGGCGGCCCATATTTGGCCGTTGACCCCGGTCTTACCAGCCGACCGAGCTCGACCTATTGGCAAGCGTACGGCTCTTCGTACCGATTCGGCAAGTGCAGTTTCACCGTCGTGGCCGGCTTTAGCATGCAGAACGATGCTCCCCGAACGGAGAACTGGACCGTGACAGACACGTCATTCTCCGACCCGTCGAACACCCGCTCCATCCGCATCGAGATGATGCCGTTCTTCAAGAAAGAGAATGATCCGACTTGCACCAAGTACGGCTACGACTGCGGCTACTTCCAGACCTGGTCGTCAGTGGGCGGCTCCGTGATCTTCGCCGATTCCCACGCCAAGTCGGTGACCAATTACGGCGCTTTCGACAATGAAATCGTCGACCCAGCCGGACACAAGTCGAACGAAGCCACCGGAAGCGGCACCGCCTACGACGACACCTACTACTGGCGCTGCGACTAA